A section of the Chryseobacterium ginsenosidimutans genome encodes:
- a CDS encoding CusA/CzcA family heavy metal efflux RND transporter: MLDKIIKFSIKNKIFIGIMTLLLIIWGIWSATRLPIDAVPDITNNQVQIITACPTLAGQEVEQLVTFPIEQSIANVPDIEETRSISRFGLSVITVVFKENVDVYFARQLINEKLKEAAEEIPKGIGTPELAPVSTGLGEVYQYILHPKKGSENKYNPKELRTMQDWIVRRQLNGTPGVAEVNSFGGQLKQYEVAIDPNRLKAMGVSITDIFTALEKNNQNTGGAYIDKKPNAYFIRGIGVVTSLDDVKNIAVKNETGSVPIFIKDVAEVYFGSTVRYGAMTYNGNVDAVGGVVMMLKGANSNKVVNNIKEKIPTIQKSLPDDIVIEPFLDRTDLVDRAMKTVEKNLIEGALIVIFVLVMFLGNFRAGLIVASAIPLSLLFALGMMNVFGVSANLMSLGAIDFGLIVDGAVIIVEATLHHLGLRKSTQMLTQNEMDEEVFFSASKIRSSAAFGEIIILIVYIPILTLAGVEGKMFTPMAKTVGFAILGALILSLTYIPMMSALFLSKKISKKDTFSDKMMNKLQSIYQPLLQKAIKVKYIIVSATVAVFIVTIFIFKSMGGEFIPQLQEGDYALHCILPQGSSLSQSIETSMQASRIIKSFDEVKMVVGKTGSAEVPTDPMPPEASDLIVVLKPQSEWKTKKSYEELADEIIEKLEVIPGVFFEKNQPIQMRFNELMTGIRQDVAVKIFGENLDSLSIYADKVGKIIQSVDGVTSPQIERISGLPQINVEYDRIRMANYGLNIEDVNNAVSTAFAGKSAGQVFENERRFDLVVRLDSLHRTNIDDVNNLMISTNSGAQIPLSQVANIGYKLGPAQISREEGKRRIVIGFNVKNRDVESVVKDIQVKLDKVKLPSGYYFTYGGQFENLQAASKRLMIAVPISLLLIFMLLYFTFHSFKQAALIFTAIPMSAIGGVFALLFRDMPFSISAGIGFIALFGVAVLNGIVLIGTFNQLEKEGEKNILRRVFEGTKIRLRPVLMTATVASLGFLPMAISTRAGAEVQKPLATVVIGGLITATLLTLFVLPMLYIIFNSKISIKKIKIKPVTSALVLGFLFLGSTFKAQIQSISIENAMEMAVNNNLSLKSKNLSIKSAEALKGTANELPKLNFDAQLGQYNSPKFDQSFSISQSIPFPTLFKARKELINENIKSKQIDKEITANELMKQVRTYYYQIEYLQYNQLKLKSLDSLYQDFIRIATVRFKAGDIKKIEINTAETQKGEIELLLRQNEVYLINAYKNFKTLLNTSENFEISLNKNYQPLKAENILGSTAIANNPTVKSFYQEMVIAEKNKNVEKSQGLPEFSLGYTNQSLIGFHTRNGQEQFYNAGNRFNSVTVGVAIPLTFGAAKARIQSLEYQKQVAETNAKQTQKQLLTQLENAFNQYEQDVQRYDYYVSQAIPNAEKIVKAAQLGYKTGEISYMEYLFALQTATNIQLKYLESIQQVNESVITINSIINK; encoded by the coding sequence GTGTTAGATAAAATCATAAAATTTAGTATCAAAAATAAGATCTTTATTGGTATAATGACCTTGCTTTTGATTATTTGGGGCATTTGGAGCGCCACCAGATTACCGATTGATGCGGTTCCCGATATTACCAATAACCAGGTTCAGATCATTACAGCTTGTCCTACTTTAGCGGGACAGGAAGTCGAACAACTGGTCACATTTCCTATTGAGCAAAGTATTGCGAATGTTCCTGATATAGAAGAAACGAGAAGTATTTCAAGATTCGGATTGTCGGTGATTACGGTTGTTTTTAAAGAAAATGTAGACGTGTATTTTGCCCGTCAGTTAATTAATGAAAAATTAAAAGAAGCTGCTGAAGAAATACCAAAAGGAATCGGCACTCCTGAGCTTGCGCCTGTAAGTACGGGTTTAGGCGAAGTTTATCAATATATTCTTCATCCGAAAAAAGGAAGTGAGAATAAATATAATCCTAAAGAACTTCGTACAATGCAGGACTGGATCGTGCGAAGACAGCTCAACGGAACTCCCGGAGTTGCAGAAGTTAATAGTTTTGGAGGACAGTTAAAGCAATATGAAGTTGCTATAGATCCCAATCGCCTGAAAGCAATGGGAGTAAGTATAACGGATATTTTTACCGCTTTAGAAAAAAACAATCAGAATACAGGAGGAGCTTATATTGATAAAAAGCCCAATGCTTACTTCATCCGGGGAATTGGAGTTGTAACTTCTTTAGATGACGTAAAAAATATTGCTGTAAAAAATGAAACCGGAAGTGTTCCGATTTTTATAAAAGATGTTGCAGAAGTGTACTTTGGAAGCACAGTTCGTTACGGTGCAATGACATACAACGGAAATGTAGATGCTGTCGGAGGAGTTGTTATGATGCTGAAAGGGGCAAACAGTAATAAAGTTGTTAATAATATCAAAGAAAAGATTCCCACAATTCAAAAGTCGCTTCCGGATGATATTGTCATAGAACCATTTCTCGATAGAACCGATTTGGTAGATAGAGCGATGAAAACCGTAGAAAAAAACTTAATTGAAGGCGCTTTGATTGTCATTTTTGTTTTAGTTATGTTCCTTGGGAATTTTCGGGCCGGGTTAATTGTGGCTTCTGCGATTCCCCTATCACTATTATTTGCTTTGGGGATGATGAATGTTTTCGGGGTAAGTGCTAATTTAATGAGTCTTGGAGCCATCGATTTCGGTTTAATTGTCGACGGAGCAGTAATTATTGTTGAAGCTACTCTTCATCATTTAGGTTTAAGAAAGTCTACCCAAATGCTTACTCAAAATGAGATGGATGAAGAAGTTTTTTTTTCTGCCTCAAAAATAAGAAGCAGTGCAGCTTTTGGAGAAATAATTATTCTGATTGTTTATATCCCGATTCTTACCTTGGCTGGAGTTGAGGGGAAAATGTTCACACCGATGGCAAAAACGGTTGGTTTTGCAATTTTAGGAGCCTTAATATTGTCTCTGACCTACATTCCGATGATGAGTGCATTGTTTTTGTCTAAAAAAATATCTAAGAAGGATACTTTCTCGGATAAAATGATGAATAAACTTCAAAGTATTTATCAGCCATTATTACAGAAAGCCATTAAGGTTAAATATATTATTGTTTCCGCAACGGTTGCTGTTTTTATCGTTACAATTTTCATTTTTAAAAGTATGGGTGGTGAATTTATTCCTCAGTTGCAGGAAGGTGATTATGCGTTGCATTGCATTTTGCCACAAGGAAGTTCATTAAGCCAGAGTATTGAAACATCGATGCAGGCTTCAAGAATTATTAAAAGTTTCGATGAGGTAAAAATGGTTGTCGGGAAAACAGGCTCGGCAGAAGTTCCGACAGACCCGATGCCGCCTGAAGCTTCAGACTTAATTGTTGTTTTAAAACCTCAAAGTGAATGGAAAACAAAGAAATCTTATGAAGAACTTGCAGATGAAATTATCGAAAAATTAGAAGTAATTCCAGGAGTGTTTTTTGAAAAGAATCAACCGATCCAGATGCGTTTTAATGAATTAATGACCGGAATCCGCCAGGATGTCGCCGTGAAAATTTTTGGTGAAAATCTAGATTCGTTGTCAATTTATGCAGATAAAGTCGGAAAAATCATTCAGTCTGTTGACGGAGTGACTTCTCCACAGATCGAGCGTATAAGCGGGCTTCCGCAGATCAATGTGGAATATGACAGAATACGAATGGCAAATTACGGTTTGAATATAGAAGATGTAAATAATGCCGTAAGTACTGCTTTTGCAGGAAAAAGTGCAGGCCAGGTTTTCGAAAATGAAAGACGTTTCGATCTGGTTGTCCGTCTCGACAGTCTTCACAGAACGAATATTGATGATGTTAATAATTTAATGATTTCTACCAATTCAGGAGCACAGATTCCGCTTTCTCAAGTGGCAAATATCGGTTATAAGCTTGGTCCGGCACAAATCAGTCGTGAAGAAGGAAAACGTAGAATTGTTATTGGGTTTAATGTGAAAAACCGTGATGTAGAAAGTGTTGTGAAAGATATTCAGGTAAAATTGGATAAAGTGAAATTACCATCAGGTTATTATTTTACGTACGGAGGTCAGTTTGAAAATTTACAGGCTGCAAGCAAACGTTTAATGATTGCAGTTCCTATTTCTTTGTTGTTGATTTTCATGCTGTTGTATTTCACTTTTCATTCGTTTAAACAGGCGGCTTTAATTTTCACAGCCATTCCGATGAGTGCAATCGGAGGTGTTTTTGCCTTACTTTTTCGGGATATGCCTTTCAGTATCAGTGCAGGAATCGGCTTCATCGCTCTTTTTGGTGTTGCTGTTCTTAATGGAATTGTTTTAATCGGAACGTTCAACCAATTAGAAAAAGAAGGTGAAAAGAATATTTTAAGAAGAGTATTCGAAGGAACAAAAATCAGATTAAGACCTGTTTTAATGACTGCAACAGTCGCATCTTTAGGATTTTTACCGATGGCAATTTCTACGAGAGCCGGAGCGGAAGTACAGAAACCTTTGGCAACGGTTGTTATTGGCGGTTTGATCACAGCGACTTTACTTACTTTATTTGTTTTACCAATGTTGTACATTATTTTTAATTCGAAAATTTCGATTAAAAAAATTAAAATAAAGCCGGTAACATCAGCTTTAGTTCTGGGATTTCTGTTCTTAGGATCAACTTTTAAAGCACAAATACAATCCATTTCTATTGAAAATGCAATGGAAATGGCAGTCAATAATAATTTAAGTTTAAAATCAAAAAATTTAAGCATAAAATCTGCAGAAGCATTGAAAGGAACGGCAAATGAGCTACCAAAACTGAATTTTGATGCTCAGCTGGGGCAATACAACAGTCCGAAATTCGATCAGTCATTTTCAATCTCACAAAGTATTCCTTTTCCGACTTTATTTAAGGCAAGAAAAGAATTGATTAATGAAAATATTAAAAGCAAACAGATTGATAAAGAGATTACTGCAAATGAATTAATGAAACAGGTTCGCACATATTATTATCAAATTGAATATTTGCAGTACAATCAATTAAAATTAAAAAGTCTCGACAGTCTGTATCAAGATTTTATAAGGATTGCAACGGTAAGATTTAAGGCGGGAGATATTAAAAAAATTGAAATTAATACGGCAGAAACTCAAAAAGGTGAAATTGAATTACTGCTAAGGCAAAATGAAGTGTATTTAATAAATGCTTATAAAAATTTTAAAACACTTTTAAATACGTCCGAAAATTTCGAAATCTCATTGAATAAAAATTACCAACCTTTAAAAGCAGAAAACATCTTGGGCAGTACCGCAATAGCGAACAATCCCACAGTGAAATCTTTTTACCAAGAAATGGTAATTGCAGAAAAAAATAAAAACGTTGAAAAATCTCAGGGTCTTCCGGAATTCAGCTTAGGCTACACCAATCAGTCATTGATCGGATTTCATACACGAAACGGACAGGAACAGTTTTACAATGCTGGAAACCGATTCAACTCTGTGACGGTTGGAGTTGCAATTCCATTGACTTTCGGTGCTGCAAAAGCAAGAATTCAATCTTTGGAATATCAAAAACAAGTTGCAGAAACGAATGCAAAACAAACACAAAAACAGCTTTTGACCCAATTGGAAAATGCATTTAACCAATATGAACAGGATGTTCAGCGGTATGACTATTATGTCAGTCAGGCAATTCCTAATGCTGAAAAAATTGTAAAAGCGGCACAATTAGGTTATAAAACAGGAGAAATTTCTTACATGGAATATCTTTTCGCGTTGCAGACTGCGACCAATATTCAATTAAAATATTTAGAATCTATTCAGCAGGTTAATGAATCTGTTATTACTATCAATTCAATCATTAATAAATAA